In a genomic window of Streptococcus oralis subsp. tigurinus:
- a CDS encoding ABC-F family ATP-binding cassette domain-containing protein, with product MSILEVKNLSHGFGDRAIFEDVSFRLLKGEHIGLVGANGEGKSTFMSIVTGKMLPDEGKVEWSKYVTAGYLDQHAVLKEGQTVRDVLRTAFDELFKAEARINDLYMEMAEDGADIDALMEEVGELQDRLESRDFYTLDAKIDEVARALGVMDYGMDTDVTALSGGQRTKVLLAKLLLEKPDILLLDEPTNYLDAEHIDWLKRYLQNYENAFVLISHDIPFLNDVINIVYHVENQQLTRYSGDYYQFQEVYAMKKSQLEAAYERQQKEIADLKDFVARNKARVATRNMAMSRQKKLDKMDIIELQSEKPKPSFDFKPARTPGRFIFQAKDLQIGYDRPLTKPLNLTFERNQKVAIIGANGIGKTTLLKSLLGIIPPIAGEVERGDYLELGYFEQEVEGGNRQTPLEAVWNAFPSLNQAEVRAALARCGLTTKHIESQIQVLSGGEQAKVRFCLLMNRENNVLVLDEPTNHLDVDAKEELKRALKEYKGSILMVCHEPDFYEGWMDQIWDFNKLT from the coding sequence ATGAGTATTTTAGAAGTTAAAAATTTAAGTCACGGTTTTGGTGACCGTGCAATTTTTGAAGATGTGTCTTTCCGTCTCCTCAAGGGAGAGCATATCGGTCTAGTTGGTGCTAACGGTGAAGGGAAATCAACCTTTATGAGCATTGTGACTGGTAAGATGTTGCCAGATGAAGGGAAGGTGGAGTGGTCAAAATATGTGACTGCTGGCTATCTGGATCAGCACGCTGTGCTAAAGGAAGGTCAAACCGTGCGTGATGTCTTGCGGACAGCCTTTGATGAGCTATTTAAAGCAGAAGCTCGTATCAATGACCTCTATATGGAAATGGCAGAGGACGGAGCAGATATTGACGCGCTAATGGAAGAAGTTGGCGAACTCCAAGACCGTTTGGAGAGTCGAGATTTCTATACTTTGGATGCTAAGATTGATGAAGTAGCGCGTGCCCTCGGTGTCATGGACTATGGCATGGATACAGATGTAACAGCCTTATCAGGTGGACAAAGAACCAAGGTGCTTTTGGCTAAACTCCTCCTTGAAAAACCAGATATTTTGCTGCTTGACGAGCCAACCAACTACTTGGATGCTGAACACATTGACTGGCTCAAGCGTTATCTCCAAAACTATGAGAATGCCTTTGTCCTTATTTCGCATGATATTCCTTTCCTCAACGACGTAATCAATATCGTCTACCATGTGGAAAATCAACAGTTGACGCGTTACTCTGGTGACTACTACCAGTTCCAAGAAGTCTATGCCATGAAGAAATCTCAGTTGGAAGCAGCCTACGAACGTCAACAGAAAGAAATTGCCGACCTCAAGGACTTTGTCGCTCGAAACAAAGCGCGTGTCGCAACGCGTAATATGGCCATGTCCCGTCAAAAGAAACTCGACAAGATGGATATCATTGAACTCCAAAGCGAGAAACCAAAGCCATCCTTTGATTTTAAACCGGCTCGTACTCCTGGTCGCTTTATTTTCCAAGCTAAGGACTTGCAGATTGGTTATGACCGTCCACTTACCAAACCATTAAACCTCACCTTTGAACGCAATCAAAAGGTTGCCATTATTGGAGCCAATGGTATCGGGAAAACAACTCTCTTGAAGTCTCTCTTGGGAATTATTCCGCCAATCGCTGGGGAGGTTGAACGCGGTGATTACCTAGAACTTGGTTACTTTGAACAGGAAGTAGAAGGTGGCAATCGTCAAACACCACTAGAGGCTGTCTGGAATGCCTTTCCTTCCCTTAACCAAGCAGAAGTCCGTGCGGCCCTTGCCCGCTGTGGGTTGACGACTAAGCACATTGAAAGCCAAATTCAGGTCTTGTCAGGTGGAGAACAGGCCAAGGTGCGTTTCTGTCTCTTGATGAACCGTGAAAACAACGTCTTAGTGTTGGACGAGCCGACTAACCACTTGGATGTAGATGCCAAGGAAGAACTCAAACGGGCGCTTAAAGAATACAAAGGAAGCATTCTTATGGTTTGCCACGAACCAGACTTCTATGAAGGCTGGATGGACCAAATCTGGGACTTTAACAAGCTAACTTAA
- a CDS encoding biotin transporter BioY, with the protein MKKAHIYAIPAIGAALIAVLAQISLPIGPVPFTLQNFAIGLIATVFRPREAVLSVALYLLLGAIGLPVFAGGGAGFHVLVGPSAGYLWFDLVYAGLTSYLIHQNSGYIRIFLANLLGDSLVFVGGILSLHFLAGMPFNQALAVGVLPFILPDLGKIIAISFISRPLLKRLKSLPYFSR; encoded by the coding sequence TTGAAAAAAGCTCATATCTATGCTATCCCTGCTATCGGTGCTGCTCTCATCGCCGTATTGGCACAAATCAGTCTCCCTATCGGTCCTGTACCTTTCACTTTGCAAAACTTTGCAATCGGTCTGATTGCTACTGTTTTTAGACCTAGGGAAGCCGTCCTATCTGTAGCTCTCTATCTCTTGCTGGGTGCCATTGGTTTACCTGTTTTTGCAGGGGGAGGAGCTGGATTTCACGTTTTAGTCGGCCCAAGCGCAGGCTATCTTTGGTTCGATCTTGTCTATGCTGGACTTACATCTTATCTCATCCATCAAAATAGTGGCTACATTCGCATTTTCCTAGCCAACCTCTTGGGTGACTCCCTCGTCTTTGTCGGAGGCATTCTCAGCCTCCACTTCCTAGCTGGTATGCCATTTAATCAGGCACTAGCTGTCGGTGTCCTTCCCTTTATCCTCCCTGATCTTGGTAAGATTATTGCCATTAGTTTCATTAGTCGTCCCCTACTCAAACGATTGAAAAGCCTTCCATATTTTTCAAGATAA
- the trmD gene encoding tRNA (guanosine(37)-N1)-methyltransferase TrmD translates to MKIDILTLFPEMFSPLEHSIVGKAREKGLLDIQYHNFREYAEKARHVDDEPYGGGQGMLLRAQPIFDAFDAIEKKNPRVILLDPAGKQFDQAYAEDLAQEEELIFICGHYEGYDERIKTLVTDEISLGDYVLTGGELAAMTMIDATVRLIPEVIGKESSHQDDSFSSGLLEYPQYTRPYDYRGMVVPDVLMSGHHEKIRQWRLYESLKKTYERRPDLLENYQLTAEEEKMLAEIKENKE, encoded by the coding sequence ATGAAGATTGATATTTTAACCCTCTTTCCTGAGATGTTTTCTCCGCTGGAACACTCGATTGTTGGGAAGGCTCGAGAAAAAGGGCTCTTGGATATCCAGTATCATAATTTCAGAGAATACGCTGAAAAGGCCCGTCATGTTGACGATGAGCCCTACGGAGGCGGTCAGGGGATGTTGCTCCGAGCGCAACCTATTTTCGATGCCTTTGATGCCATTGAAAAGAAAAATCCCCGCGTCATTCTTCTTGATCCTGCTGGAAAACAGTTCGATCAAGCTTACGCTGAGGATTTGGCTCAGGAAGAGGAACTGATCTTTATTTGTGGTCACTATGAAGGGTATGACGAACGCATCAAGACCTTAGTAACCGATGAAATTTCCCTAGGAGATTATGTCTTGACTGGAGGAGAATTGGCGGCCATGACCATGATCGATGCGACCGTTCGCCTGATTCCTGAAGTGATTGGCAAGGAGTCTAGCCACCAAGATGACAGTTTTTCTTCGGGACTCCTCGAATATCCTCAGTACACACGTCCTTATGACTATCGTGGCATGGTGGTTCCAGATGTGCTCATGAGTGGACACCATGAAAAGATTCGTCAGTGGCGACTGTATGAGAGCCTAAAGAAAACCTACGAGCGCAGACCTGACTTGCTAGAAAACTATCAACTAACAGCCGAAGAAGAAAAAATGCTGGCTGAAATCAAAGAAAACAAAGAATAA
- the kphA gene encoding RNA-binding protein KphA, with product MDTIENLIIAIVKPLISQPDALTIKIEDTPEFLEYHLDLDQSDVGRVIGRKGRTISAIRTIVYSVPTEDKKVRIVIDEK from the coding sequence ATGGATACGATTGAAAATCTCATTATTGCGATTGTGAAACCTTTGATTTCACAACCTGATGCCTTAACTATCAAGATTGAAGACACACCAGAGTTTTTGGAGTATCACTTGGATCTTGACCAAAGCGATGTCGGTCGTGTTATCGGTCGTAAGGGTCGCACTATCTCAGCGATAAGAACGATTGTCTACTCTGTCCCAACTGAAGACAAAAAAGTAAGAATCGTTATCGATGAAAAATAA
- a CDS encoding TetR/AcrR family transcriptional regulator, with translation MAKNTRELIIRALITLAKKNPQRSSFTMTEIAAEAGISRQAIYQKHFNNFEDIIEYIHEETNQHIFNVFNKYCPSNDGDPISFLADHILPLIYEKREVINTLYTTQADPCWKEFLRGTYSEWVLKNVNYQLKYNFNKEDIAYIITTMAISFIEVWIRKDNPIPPEEYRETFIQLSKTSLCDYIVS, from the coding sequence ATGGCAAAGAATACTCGTGAGCTAATCATTAGAGCTCTCATTACACTAGCTAAGAAAAATCCTCAGCGTAGTTCCTTTACAATGACTGAAATTGCTGCTGAAGCTGGTATTTCACGACAAGCGATTTATCAAAAGCATTTTAACAACTTTGAAGATATTATCGAATACATTCACGAAGAGACCAATCAACACATTTTTAACGTCTTTAATAAGTACTGCCCTAGCAATGATGGAGATCCTATCAGCTTTTTAGCAGACCATATACTTCCTCTCATATACGAAAAAAGGGAAGTTATTAACACCTTGTATACCACACAAGCCGACCCATGTTGGAAGGAATTTCTGCGTGGAACATACTCAGAGTGGGTACTAAAGAATGTCAATTACCAACTGAAATATAATTTTAATAAAGAGGACATCGCTTATATCATTACGACCATGGCCATCTCTTTTATTGAAGTGTGGATTCGTAAAGATAATCCAATACCACCTGAAGAGTATAGAGAGACTTTCATTCAATTGTCTAAGACTTCTCTTTGTGACTATATTGTGTCATAA
- a CDS encoding ATP cone domain-containing protein, with amino-acid sequence MQVIKRNGEIAEFDPDKIYQAVLKAAQTVYVLTDDLRQNLAQVTKKVVLDLEEAKVERATISMIQSMVEHRLLGAGYITIAEHYISYRLQRDLERSGYGDHIAVHLHFEQIR; translated from the coding sequence ATGCAAGTAATCAAACGTAATGGAGAAATTGCTGAATTTGATCCAGATAAAATTTACCAAGCTGTCCTAAAAGCAGCTCAAACCGTTTATGTTTTGACAGATGATTTGCGTCAAAACCTTGCACAAGTTACTAAGAAAGTCGTTTTGGACTTGGAAGAAGCAAAAGTGGAACGTGCGACTATCAGCATGATCCAGTCAATGGTTGAGCACCGCTTACTTGGAGCTGGCTACATTACCATTGCAGAGCACTATATCTCTTATCGCTTGCAACGCGATTTGGAGAGAAGTGGTTATGGCGACCATATCGCCGTTCATCTTCATTTTGAACAAATCCGGTAA
- the rimM gene encoding ribosome maturation factor RimM (Essential for efficient processing of 16S rRNA) codes for MNYFNVGKIVNTQGLQGEMRVLSVTDFAEERFKKGAELALFDEKDQFVQTVTIASHRKHKNFDIIKFKDMYHINAIEKYKGYSLKVAEEDLNDLDDGEFYYHEIIGLDVYEGDNLIGNIKEILQPGANDVWVVKRKGKRDLLLPYIPPVVLNVDIPNKRVEVEILEGLDDED; via the coding sequence ATGAACTACTTTAATGTTGGGAAAATCGTCAATACGCAGGGTCTGCAGGGTGAGATGCGAGTCTTGTCTGTGACGGATTTTGCTGAGGAACGGTTTAAAAAAGGGGCAGAGCTGGCTTTATTTGATGAAAAAGATCAGTTTGTCCAAACAGTGACCATCGCTAGCCACCGTAAGCATAAGAATTTTGACATTATCAAATTCAAAGATATGTACCATATCAATGCGATTGAGAAGTACAAGGGTTATAGCCTCAAGGTTGCTGAGGAAGATTTGAACGATTTAGATGATGGTGAATTCTATTATCACGAGATTATCGGTTTGGATGTTTACGAGGGTGACAACTTGATTGGAAATATCAAGGAAATCCTACAACCAGGAGCCAATGATGTCTGGGTAGTCAAGCGAAAAGGTAAGCGAGATTTGCTTTTACCCTACATTCCGCCAGTAGTTCTCAATGTTGATATTCCAAACAAACGGGTCGAAGTGGAAATCTTAGAAGGGTTAGACGATGAAGATTGA
- a CDS encoding YdbC family protein, producing MAEFTFEIEEHLLTLSENEKGWTKEINRVSFNGAPAKFDIRAWSPDHTKMGKGITLTNEEFQVMVDAFKGGQ from the coding sequence ATGGCAGAATTTACATTTGAAATCGAAGAACACTTACTGACCCTGTCTGAAAATGAAAAAGGATGGACCAAGGAAATCAATCGCGTCAGCTTTAATGGAGCCCCTGCAAAGTTTGACATTCGCGCTTGGAGCCCAGATCATACTAAAATGGGCAAGGGAATTACTCTTACAAATGAAGAATTTCAGGTAATGGTGGATGCCTTTAAAGGTGGACAATAA
- a CDS encoding Cof-type HAD-IIB family hydrolase codes for MRNIKLIISDIDGTILDKNHQIDSYLPELMPILKQKEIPFVLASARSPLGIAPISRKLGISDFPIACYNGALISKGDEVLSQHSIDKKELAFLHDFLKREFPTVSINVYSGQDWFVNTLDKWVQIEANITGESPKVTSITDFIREEHTLVHKLLLIDKADTIQKLQNILSIMDFPQTDFYLSKDNYLEVTHNQVSKKQALLELANYYQIPLKEIMTLGDNYNDIPMIETAGLGIAMGNAPTDVKDCANAVTYSNEQNGVSQAIKLHVLAK; via the coding sequence ATGAGAAATATTAAATTGATTATAAGCGATATTGACGGAACAATTTTAGACAAAAATCACCAGATAGACTCTTATTTGCCTGAACTGATGCCAATTTTAAAACAAAAAGAAATCCCTTTTGTCTTAGCTTCTGCTCGCTCTCCTCTCGGTATTGCTCCAATTTCTAGAAAACTAGGAATTTCCGACTTTCCAATTGCATGCTATAATGGTGCCCTAATCAGTAAGGGGGATGAGGTTCTAAGTCAGCATTCTATTGATAAAAAAGAATTGGCATTTCTTCATGATTTTTTAAAAAGAGAATTTCCGACAGTTTCTATCAATGTTTATTCTGGACAAGATTGGTTTGTTAATACTTTAGATAAATGGGTACAAATCGAAGCTAACATTACTGGAGAAAGTCCAAAAGTTACATCTATAACAGATTTTATAAGAGAGGAACATACTCTTGTTCATAAACTATTATTAATTGATAAGGCAGACACTATACAGAAACTACAAAACATCTTATCCATTATGGATTTCCCTCAAACCGACTTTTATCTCTCCAAGGATAACTATCTTGAAGTCACACATAATCAAGTATCTAAAAAACAGGCTCTGTTAGAATTGGCTAACTATTATCAAATTCCTCTCAAGGAGATTATGACCTTGGGTGACAATTATAATGATATTCCCATGATTGAAACCGCAGGTCTCGGTATTGCAATGGGAAATGCTCCTACAGATGTCAAAGACTGTGCAAATGCAGTAACATACTCTAATGAACAAAATGGAGTAAGTCAAGCTATAAAATTACATGTATTAGCAAAATAA
- a CDS encoding zinc-ribbon domain-containing protein, which produces MILFWGSKGYQKDLGHTQTAIECGHCNNVDTWEIVETGRKFTLYWIPLFPYGKSYFVSCPICHYGKEIEKSEVENYLNY; this is translated from the coding sequence ATGATTTTATTTTGGGGTTCTAAAGGTTATCAGAAAGATTTGGGACATACGCAAACTGCGATCGAATGTGGTCACTGTAACAATGTCGACACTTGGGAGATCGTAGAAACTGGGCGCAAGTTCACCCTCTACTGGATTCCACTTTTCCCTTATGGTAAAAGTTACTTCGTTTCTTGTCCGATTTGCCACTACGGTAAAGAAATTGAGAAATCTGAAGTTGAAAACTATTTAAATTACTAG
- a CDS encoding MazG nucleotide pyrophosphohydrolase domain-containing protein, translating to MKDLTFRQLQAYLLEHYQQSRTEEGLFIKLVEEVGEVAEVLNGRSGRKEGVQDSNEELAKELADIIHYTVAIAAINDIDLTKTIFDKDKKAAIKYQHERDLESFLKGDLRDIGH from the coding sequence ATGAAGGATTTAACGTTTAGACAATTACAAGCCTACTTACTCGAACATTACCAGCAATCTCGAACTGAGGAAGGCCTCTTTATCAAGCTAGTGGAGGAAGTAGGAGAAGTAGCTGAGGTCTTGAATGGGCGCTCTGGTCGAAAAGAGGGGGTTCAGGACTCAAACGAGGAACTTGCCAAAGAATTGGCTGATATCATTCATTACACTGTTGCAATCGCGGCCATCAACGATATTGACCTAACCAAAACCATCTTTGACAAAGATAAAAAAGCAGCCATTAAGTATCAGCATGAACGTGATTTGGAAAGTTTTCTGAAGGGAGATTTGAGAGATATTGGACACTGA
- a CDS encoding DeoR/GlpR family DNA-binding transcription regulator produces the protein MYQAQRLEEIITLLEERGSLSAKEMVDYFQVSKDTVRRDFSILAKENRAQRTHGGLLSIKKQPILGFKDRREQSSKEKEKIASLAKELISNGDLLFFDVSTTVLELAKILEKEVSIFSHSLDNALILGGKENVDFHILGGKFHKKNRFYYSLEESDILNSIKFDLAFFGAASLSDGQVSFEDQEDVLMKKRAFKTSKTRVLLAETSKISKHSHFILSELADFDYWITDKEPDIEIQRSLDGKTTILF, from the coding sequence ATGTACCAAGCACAACGATTAGAAGAAATCATAACACTTTTAGAAGAGAGAGGAAGCCTTTCAGCAAAAGAAATGGTTGACTATTTCCAAGTATCCAAAGATACCGTCCGCAGAGATTTTTCTATTCTTGCAAAGGAAAATAGAGCACAAAGAACTCACGGAGGATTGCTATCAATAAAGAAACAGCCTATACTAGGCTTTAAAGACAGGAGAGAACAATCTTCCAAAGAAAAAGAGAAAATCGCCTCTCTAGCAAAGGAACTCATTTCTAATGGAGACCTACTATTCTTTGATGTTTCAACAACTGTACTAGAATTAGCTAAAATACTTGAGAAAGAAGTTAGTATTTTCAGTCATTCATTAGATAATGCGCTTATTCTAGGAGGAAAAGAAAATGTCGATTTTCACATTCTAGGCGGAAAGTTTCATAAAAAGAATCGTTTCTATTACTCTCTAGAAGAATCGGACATTTTAAACTCTATTAAGTTTGATTTAGCTTTTTTTGGAGCTGCAAGTCTTTCAGATGGTCAAGTTAGTTTTGAAGACCAAGAAGATGTTCTAATGAAAAAGAGAGCATTTAAAACAAGCAAAACTCGTGTCTTACTGGCTGAAACCAGTAAAATAAGCAAACACTCTCACTTTATTCTGTCTGAACTAGCTGATTTTGATTATTGGATTACAGACAAAGAACCCGATATAGAAATTCAGCGATCTTTAGATGGCAAAACAACTATTCTATTTTAA
- the rpsP gene encoding 30S ribosomal protein S16 has protein sequence MAVKIRLTRMGSKKKPFYRINVADSRSPRDGRFIETVGTYNPLVAENQVTLKEDRVLAWLADGAQPSDTVRNILSKEGVLKKFHDSKFSK, from the coding sequence ATGGCAGTTAAAATCCGTTTGACTCGTATGGGTTCTAAGAAAAAACCTTTCTACCGTATCAACGTAGCAGACTCACGTTCACCACGTGACGGACGTTTCATCGAAACAGTTGGTACTTACAACCCACTTGTTGCTGAAAACCAAGTAACTTTGAAAGAAGACCGCGTTCTTGCATGGTTGGCTGATGGAGCTCAACCTTCAGATACAGTTCGCAACATCCTTTCAAAAGAAGGCGTATTGAAAAAATTCCACGATTCTAAATTCTCAAAATAA
- the rlmN gene encoding 23S rRNA (adenine(2503)-C(2))-methyltransferase RlmN, translating to MKPSIYSLTRQTMQEWVLEQGEKKFRADQIWEWLYRKRVQSFEEMTNLSKGLIAKLNEQFVVNPLKQRIVQESADGTVKYLFELPDGMLIETVLMRQHYGLSVCVTTQVGCNIGCTFCASGLIKKQRDLNNGEIVAQIMLVQKYFDERGQDERVSHIVVMGIGEPFDNYNNVLNFVRTINDDKGMAIGARHITVSTSGLAHKIRDFANEGVQVNLAVSLHAPNNELRSSIMKINRAFPIEKLFAAIEYYIETTNRRVTFEYIMLNEVNDGVEQALELAELLKNIKKLSYVNLIPYNPVSEHDQYSRSPKERVMAFYDTLKKKGVNCVVRQEHGTDIDAACGQLRSNTMKRDRQKAVAAVNP from the coding sequence ATGAAACCGTCTATTTATAGTTTAACACGTCAAACAATGCAAGAATGGGTATTAGAACAAGGAGAAAAGAAATTCCGAGCAGATCAAATCTGGGAATGGCTTTACCGTAAACGTGTCCAGTCATTTGAAGAAATGACTAATCTTTCCAAGGGTTTGATTGCCAAGCTCAATGAGCAGTTTGTCGTAAATCCTTTGAAACAACGGATTGTACAAGAGTCAGCTGACGGTACGGTTAAGTATCTTTTCGAGTTGCCAGATGGCATGTTGATTGAGACAGTACTCATGCGTCAACACTACGGTTTGTCAGTCTGTGTGACTACTCAGGTTGGCTGTAATATTGGTTGTACCTTCTGTGCATCAGGCTTGATCAAGAAGCAACGTGACCTCAATAACGGGGAAATCGTAGCGCAGATCATGCTAGTTCAGAAATACTTTGATGAACGTGGTCAGGATGAACGTGTCAGCCATATCGTTGTTATGGGAATTGGTGAACCATTTGATAATTACAACAATGTTTTGAATTTTGTCCGTACCATCAATGATGACAAGGGGATGGCAATCGGTGCTCGTCACATCACGGTTTCAACTTCAGGTTTGGCCCATAAAATTCGTGACTTTGCTAATGAAGGCGTACAGGTCAATCTGGCTGTTTCCCTTCACGCACCCAATAATGAATTGCGCTCAAGCATCATGAAAATTAATCGTGCCTTTCCGATTGAAAAACTCTTTGCTGCTATTGAGTACTATATCGAAACAACCAATCGCCGTGTGACCTTTGAATACATCATGCTCAATGAAGTCAACGACGGTGTTGAACAAGCCTTGGAGTTGGCTGAATTGCTCAAGAACATCAAGAAATTGTCTTATGTAAACTTGATTCCCTATAACCCAGTTAGTGAACATGACCAATATAGCCGTAGTCCTAAAGAGCGCGTGATGGCCTTCTACGATACCCTCAAGAAAAAAGGGGTCAACTGTGTTGTCCGTCAAGAGCATGGTACAGATATTGATGCAGCTTGTGGACAATTACGCTCCAATACAATGAAACGTGATCGCCAGAAGGCAGTCGCAGCGGTAAATCCATAA
- a CDS encoding VanZ family protein has translation MTKKRELILRLGVAVYSLCIVCFCFTPQPQLPTGVETPGIQTFGRLVFLLTPLNSLWNLGEVTSLGQVLWIFLQNILNVFLLFPLVFQLIYLCPNLRQTKKILFLSFLLSLGIECTQLVLDFFFDFNRVFEIDDLWTNTLGGYLAWVLYKGLHKNKIRN, from the coding sequence ATGACTAAAAAAAGAGAATTAATCTTAAGATTGGGAGTGGCTGTTTACAGCCTTTGCATTGTCTGTTTTTGCTTCACTCCCCAACCTCAGCTTCCTACAGGAGTGGAAACTCCAGGTATTCAAACTTTTGGACGCCTGGTTTTTCTTTTAACTCCCTTAAACTCCCTTTGGAATCTGGGTGAAGTGACCAGTTTGGGACAAGTCCTTTGGATCTTTTTGCAGAACATTTTAAATGTCTTCTTGCTTTTCCCACTAGTCTTTCAACTGATCTATCTCTGTCCAAATTTACGACAAACGAAAAAAATCCTATTTCTCAGTTTTCTTCTGAGCTTAGGAATTGAATGTACGCAGCTGGTCTTAGACTTTTTCTTTGATTTTAATCGGGTCTTTGAGATTGATGATTTGTGGACCAATACCTTGGGTGGCTATCTGGCTTGGGTCCTCTATAAAGGACTGCATAAAAACAAGATAAGGAATTAG
- a CDS encoding peptidylprolyl isomerase, with amino-acid sequence MKKLATLLLLSTVALAGCTSIQRGLRGDEYVDSSISAEESSKAAAQAAKDLNDALTNENANFPQLSKEVAEDEAEVILHTNQGDIRIKLFPKLAPLAVENFLTHAKEGYYNGITFHRVIDGFMVQTGDPKGDGTGGQSIWHDKDKTKDKGTGFKNEISPYLYNIRGALAMANTGQSNTNGSQFFINQNSTDISAKLPTSKYPKKIIEAYKEGGNPSLDGKHPVFGQVIDGMDVVDKIAKAEKDEKDKPTSAITIDSIEVVKDYDFSKK; translated from the coding sequence ATGAAAAAACTAGCAACCCTTCTTTTACTATCAACTGTAGCCCTTGCTGGATGTACTAGTATCCAACGTGGTCTCCGTGGTGATGAATATGTCGACTCCAGTATCTCAGCTGAAGAAAGCTCAAAAGCGGCTGCTCAGGCTGCCAAAGATTTGAATGACGCTTTGACCAATGAAAATGCCAACTTCCCTCAACTTTCTAAGGAAGTTGCTGAAGACGAAGCTGAGGTCATTTTACACACAAATCAAGGCGATATCCGCATCAAACTCTTTCCAAAACTAGCACCACTAGCAGTTGAAAACTTCCTCACTCACGCTAAGGAAGGCTATTATAACGGCATCACCTTCCACCGTGTCATTGATGGCTTTATGGTCCAAACTGGAGATCCTAAGGGAGATGGTACAGGCGGCCAATCTATCTGGCATGATAAGGATAAAACAAAGGACAAGGGAACTGGTTTCAAAAATGAAATCTCTCCTTACCTATACAATATCCGAGGAGCCCTTGCTATGGCTAATACTGGTCAATCAAACACCAACGGTAGCCAGTTCTTCATCAACCAAAACTCAACAGATATTTCTGCTAAACTTCCTACTAGCAAGTATCCAAAGAAAATCATCGAAGCCTATAAAGAGGGCGGAAATCCTAGTCTAGACGGCAAACACCCCGTCTTTGGTCAAGTCATCGATGGTATGGACGTTGTTGACAAGATTGCCAAGGCTGAAAAAGATGAGAAAGATAAACCAACGTCTGCTATCACCATTGATAGTATAGAAGTGGTGAAAGACTACGACTTCAGCAAAAAATAA